The following coding sequences are from one Schizosaccharomyces osmophilus chromosome 1, complete sequence window:
- the cuf1 gene encoding DNA-binding transcription factor, nutritional copper sensing Cuf1 produces MILVNDAKMACMKCIRGHRSSSCKHGDRELHPIRPRGRPISQCEKCRQARIKRHIHVKCTCSSNTEKRQPILKKARSIIPETDATPPVSTNSDPPPSSCCEGRHSHAPLPFLMPSESTTSDSDGFPHTSSIKSESPSSFYVPNQHPYHYSGAGFYSHPKVPRCHYKDFYHNSHHIPSPQWYSNCNNHRIHANVHPFQTPNILANDTSGLQYEINSFQGFSLDQQREMTPDFPESSAFKVLSNSQDSIAAAAASHDLYPQPNSPYPFAMLDDGSYVPLNHDQPSHSPIYSPPNPLNGIKPESGSSIPSHNFPIQLSDYFTIPSSCARGSSHCKCDENCQCLGCLTHLNNPTTLAALNHISALQEEHRDPGLSHSFIEDKLLLDNLDDGKPDDYLIQHDSDNQQSIQYPLNNPCLTPELL; encoded by the coding sequence ATGATTTTGGTCAACGATGCAAAAATGGCTTGCATGAAGTGCATACGTGGCCATCGGTCATCTAGTTGCAAGCATGGTGACCGAGAACTTCATCCTATTCGGCCAAGAGGTCGACCTATCAGTCAGTGTGAAAAATGTCGCCAAGCTAGAATCAAGCGTCATATTCATGTAAAGTGTACTTGCAGCTCAAATACTGAAAAACGCCAACCTATACTAAAAAAAGCACGCAGTATAATTCCAGAAACGGATGCTACGCCCCCAGTTTCAACAAATTCTGATCCTCCCCCCTCCTCTTGTTGTGAAGGCCGCCATTCACATGCTCCCTTACCTTTCTTAATGCCCTCTGAATCTACGACATCAGATTCTGATGGTTTTCCTCATACTTCTTCGATAAAATCGGAAAGTCCCAGCTCCTTCTATGTTCCTAATCAACACCCCTATCATTACTCAGGTGCTGGCTTCTATAGCCACCCAAAAGTTCCTCGATGCCATTATAAAGACTTTTACCACAACAGTCATCATATCCCTTCTCCGCAGTGGTATTCTAACTGCAATAATCACCGAATACATGCAAACGTACATCCCTTTCAAACTCCTAACATCCTTGCAAATGATACTTCTGGATTACAGTATGAAATAAATAGCTTTCAAGGTTTTTCTCTAGATCAGCAAAGAGAGATGACACCTGATTTTCCAGAGTCTTCTGCCTTTAAGGTTCTTTCTAATTCTCAGGATTCCATTGCGGCTGCAGCTGCTAGTCATGATCTATACCCACAACCAAATTCTCCTTACCCATTTGCCATGTTGGATGATGGCTCCTATGTTCCATTAAACCACGATCAACCTTCTCACTCACCCATATATTCACCTCCTAATCCTCTGAATGGCATAAAGCCAGAAAGTGGTTCCAGCATTCCTTCTCATAATTTCCCTATCCAGTTATCCGACTATTTTACTATTCCCAGTAGCTGTGCTCGCGGCTCATCTCATTGTAAATGTGATGAAAATTGCCAATGCCTTGGATGTTTAACTCATTTGAACAATCCGACAACACTGGCTGCTCTAAACCATATTTCTGCATTACAAGAAGAACACAGGGATCCTGGTCTATCGCATTCTTTTATAGAAGACAAGCTTCTGCTAGACAATTTAGATGATGGGAAGCCTGACGATTATTTAATTCAGCATGATTCTGACAATCAGCAGAGCATCCAATATCCTTTAAATAACCCGTGCCTTACTCCTGAATTACtttga
- the rod1 gene encoding arrestin-related substrate adaptor Rod1: MNILPKHNVASYFEIRVAADRDIVVIQGSPESAELTQLSGVVVLCLTESISVRAISLRLTGRCRVSWSEPSYNSRTGIRHNKQDSVVYEKIWNFLPYSGGSKTLRAGNYEYPFRIMLPGNIPESVEGLQSCYVIYRLKATIDRTGLNSRMIKKKHIRLIRTLPPDAVEYTQTVSVDNTWPNKVEYTISIPTKAYAIGSYIPTHFVLVPLLKRLSIGKVTITLKEYITLHVAHGHNGLPASKDEVRTVRSLQTDEIEEFSDHYELSKHLELPTSLVDCLQDCDLEGIKIRHKLKFNVSLRNPDGHVSELRAALPVVLLIPPQLFGDAADLESLRENFDSLNQPLPSYKDSMYDQLYDGLNYSNVETPLPSGATTPRRRDSTEPNQSAESHRRQLFAGLTALAQQQQPGDRRASEHSPSRFDEDYPSFSFGSNPSSGATSGAITRNPSETSLAELSRVPSYTEATRSSINALESPLQPSLPGYEDVTRTEHLSRPTSPGTLTPPQRQSSMFFTSPDAGTQRRSLDARRPSDLNPASLPTSHSSGSLAHMGQPPNANSSNAGPHRPPNARIGTHRNALEALRRARMLPSSFTRRS; this comes from the coding sequence ATGAATATTTTGCCTAAACACAATGTTGCTTCTTACTTTGAAATTCGTGTAGCAGCGGATCGTGATATTGTAGTGATCCAAGGATCACCGGAGTCTGCGGAACTTACTCAACTATCAGGAGTTGTGGTTCTTTGCTTAACAGAAAGCATCTCTGTTCGAGCGATCTCTTTGAGATTGACTGGCAGATGTCGTGTCTCATGGTCGGAACCCTCATACAATAGTCGCACTGGGATACGGCATAACAAGCAGGACTCAGtagtttatgaaaaaatttggaaCTTCCTTCCATACTCTGGTGGATCAAAAACCCTTCGTGCGGGTAACTATGAGTACCCCTTCCGTATTATGCTACCGGGTAATATTCCTGAATCTGTAGAAGGGTTGCAAAGCTGCTATGTAATATACCGTTTAAAAGCGACCATTGATAGAACTGGTCTTAATAGCAGAATgatcaaaaagaagcatattCGTCTAATTCGCACTTTACCTCCAGACGCCGTTGAATATACACAAACTGTGAGTGTCGATAATACATGGCCTAACAAAGTCGAATATACAATCAGTATTCCCACAAAAGCATATGCCATTGGATCATATATCCCCACCCATTTTGTTCTTGTACCGTTACTAAAGCGCCTCTCCATTGGAAAAGTTACTATTACTTTAAAGGAATACATTACGTTGCACGTTGCCCATGGCCATAACGGTCTTCCAGCTTCAAAAGATGAGGTTCGTACGGTACGTTCTTTGCAAACCGATGAAATTGAGGAATTTTCAGACCATTATGAACTTTCCAAACACTTGGAGCTTCCTACTTCTTTAGTCGACTGCTTGCAGGATTGTGATCTCGAAGGCATAAAAATTCGTCATAAACTAAAATTTAACGTCTCCTTACGAAACCCAGATGGTCATGTTTCAGAATTAAGAGCTGCCTTGCCTGTTGTATTGTTGATTCCCCCTCAATTATTTGGAGATGCTGCGGATCTGGAATCTCTTCGTGAAAACTTTGATTCGTTAAATCAACCGTTGCCCAGTTACAAAGATAGTATGTACGATCAACTCTACGATGGACTGAATTATTCGAATGTTGAAACACCTCTTCCTAGCGGTGCTACTACTCCTAGAAGACGTGACTCTACCGAGCCTAACCAGTCTGCTGAAAGCCATCGTAGGCAATTGTTTGCTGGCCTCACAGCTTTGGCTCAGCAACAACAACCTGGTGATCGGCGTGCAAGTGAACATTCGCCTTCTCGGTTTGATGAAGATTATCCTTCTTTTAGTTTTGGATCCAATCCATCGAGTGGTGCCACTTCTGGGGCTATTACTAGGAACCCGTCCGAAACAAGTTTAGCAGAATTGAGCCGTGTTCCTTCTTATACTGAAGCTACGCGCTCATCTATCAATGCATTGGAGTCTCCATTACAACCATCTTTACCTGGGTATGAGGATGTTACTCGAACGGAGCATCTTTCCCGTCCTACTTCTCCTGGTACCTTAACGCCTCCTCAACGTCAATCATCCATGTTTTTTACTTCACCAGATGCTGGTACCCAACGTCGCTCCTTAGATGCTCGTCGCCCATCAGACCTAAACCCCGCGTCACTACCAACTTCGCATAGTAGCGGATCACTTGCACATATGGGGCAGCCTCCAAACGCAAATAGCTCAAATGCTGGTCCCCATCGACCACCCAATGCTCGCATCGGCACTCACAGGAACGCCCTAGAAGCATTGCGACGTGCTCGCATGCTTCCGTCAAGTTTTACGAGAAGAAGTTAA
- the sft1 gene encoding SNARE Sft1 — protein sequence MNDSNERRLETLSGQISSLKNVTYDIYARASDHSHIDRANEGFSSLTDSVKRTTTGFFRVVRNAGRRSILTSVLAIVGSVLIFYYFCKYLL from the exons ATGAATGACTCAAACGAACGGAGATTAGAGACACTTTCTGGGCAAATTTCATCGCTAAAAAATGTCACCTACGATATATATGCACGAGCTAGCGATCATAGCCATATAGACCGTGCC AATGAAGGGTTTTCTAGCCTAACGGATTCTGTAAAAAGGACTACCACTGGATTTTTTCGAGTCGTTCGTAATGCTGGTAGAAGAAGTATTCTTACGTCTGTTTTAGCAATTGTCGGGAGTGTGTTAATCTTTTACTATTTTTGCAAATACCTCctttga
- the bun107 gene encoding WD repeat protein, WDR48 family Bun107-like, whose translation MTSRKRYKVSYVLDSEEDKLGHRLNVNCLALGRCFSNKGSAPVSSALYSGGRDGQLFRWDVGLDYTKRPVPLSSVQAHSSWINDIAVTSNSQGVISCSSDLTVKLWKPHESGPSSLSTIGEHNDYVKRLSLPKDCRSPWVVSGGLDSRVIVWDYNVCQEAMRFEQPPNCSITVGPRSGVYSLAANNNIIANGGIQKDIQLWDCVSKKRITDLVGHTDTVRDILISEDGRTILTASSDATIKLWSLRAQKCLFSFLAHSESVWSLYSEHPDLKVFYAGDRSGLITRTDIRDTRNDQSCSALCKQDSPVSDLIARQSFIWSTASDSSIHQWKDECSLYDSSAPLAKSSTSLLSPLVQTNSRNSVETRSGECPTLYHDDAEDIYYDLQFAETHTSLYVNRKPEYTIRGGLGIEKCRLLSDRRRVLTEDSVGKICLWDIISCKKIENMDTNENFDKVAQSLDTIETLPRWASVNCLLGILAVTLDENHYMDTEVYADECLQMKSVEVTDKRVNLGVWVIKNLFFPFIDVELQRDARFRKNVEMIRANVQKQSETVERDKNRNSLTMPVALSPLKLRPRPSTMFFPNEPVTPASPQFSPTSFPMDQFSDNQPQSPFHPSSHNPIYTSAETENLMNAPDYFSIPTSKPQAESAIVKTKEIGSPRHEGSFMGRLKKFGRSRSSRNLSLGTPKSPAERLPFNKSISLNPTLNPAAPQVNSETRNADNAPSSSSSFFNGNPAPAPTQTQKPMRTVSDLIESLHEQYVNKKPDESINTSLKQPFTDFTPQLDLSKQITVIISEESREAGSSKDIFCSTIGNMENDADVLEKVMPYWLGKLLLMNDVPSKNSPTIGFSIQPNPNSKLPSIVNETTRLSANSMLRVQKILDYTQSKISQLVPNMNGQLEIRCKDIVVTPKMTIATVKTRIWRSGDDVLFQYNINPDTVDEVVEGTQKLDITG comes from the exons ATGACTTCTCGAAAGCGTTACAAAGTATCTTATGTTTTGGATtcagaagaagacaaaTTAGGCCACCGCTTAAATGTCAATTGCCTTGCACTTGGGCGCTGCTTTTCAAATAAGGGTTCTGCGCCCGTCAGCAGCGCCCTTTACAGTGGTGGCCGGGATGGGCAATTGTTTCGTTGGGACGTTGGCCTAGATTATACCAAGAGGCCAGTGCCTTTGTCCTCAGTCCAAGCCCACTCTTCGTGGATCAATGACATCGCTGTTACATCGAATTCTCAAGGTG TCATATCTTGCTCATCTGATTTAACAGTAAAGCTTTGGAAGCCTCATGAATCTGGCCCTTCATCTTTGTCCACGATTGGTGAACACAACGATTATGTGAAACGTCTTAGTCTACCCAAGGATTGTAGAAGCCCATGGGTGGTTTCTGGTGGTCTCGACAGTCGCGTAATTGTTTGGGACTACAATGTTTGTCAAGAAGCAATGCGTTTCGAGCAGCCTCCCAATTGTTCTATCACTGTTGGTCCTCGGAGTGGTGTGTACTCGTTGGCTGCAAACAATAACATTATTGCTAACGGGGGCATTCAAAAGGATATACAGCTTTGGGATTGTGTCTCTAAAAAGAGAATAACTGATTTGGTCGGTCATACGGATACTGTTCGAGATATTTTAATAAGTGAAGATGGAAGAACTATTCTTACGGCCTCCTCCGATGCTACTATTAAACTTTGGTCTTTGAGAGCTCAAAAGTGtttattttcgtttttggCACATTCTGAGAGTGTTTGGTCTTTGTATTCTGAGCATCCCGACCTTAAGGTATTCTACGCCGGTGACCGCTCAGGACTGATCACTCGCACTGACATTCGAGACACTCGTAATGATCAAAGTTGTTCTGCCTTATGCAAACAAGATTCTCCTGTCTCTGATTTAATTGCTCGTCAGTCTTTCATATGGAGTACAGCCTCGGACAGTTCCATTCATCAATGGAAAGATGAATGTTCTTTATATGATAGTTCAGCTCCTTTGGCAAAAAGTTCGACATCCCTCCTCTCTCCTTTAGTGCAAACcaattcaagaaattctGTCGAAACAAGATCTGGTGAGTGTCCAACTCTTTACCACGATGACGCAGAGGATATCTATTACGATTTGCAATTTGCAGAAACCCATACTTCTTTATATGTTAATCGAAAACCCGAATATACAATTAGGGGTGGGCTTGGAATAGAGAAATGTCGATTGTTAAGTGACCGGCGACGGGTCCTTACAGAGGATTCGGTCGGGAAAATCTGCTTATGGGATATTATCAGCtgtaaaaaaattgagaaTATGGATActaatgaaaattttgataAAGTTGCTCAGTCTCTAGATACCATAGAGACATTACCCAGATGGGCTTCGGTAAACTGCCTCTTGGGAATTCTTGCCGTAACGCTTGATGAAAATCATTACATGGATACAGAAGTTTACGCAGATGAGTGTTTGCAGATGAAGTCAGTTGAGGTTACTGATAAACGTGTTAACTTGGGCGTTTGGGTAATAAAGAatctattttttccttttatcgACGTTGAGCTTCAGCGAGACGCTAGATTCAGAAAAAATGTTGAGATGATAAGAGCGAATGTGCAAAAGCAATCAGAAACGGTGGAGAGGGACAAAAATAGAAACTCTCTTACAATGCCTGTTGCACTTTCACCCTTGAAATTGCGACCTAGACCGTCTACTATGTTCTTTCCAAATGAACCAGTAACTCCAGCTAGTCCTCAGTTTTCCCCTACCTCCTTTCCTATGGATCAGTTTAGTGATAACCAGCCTCAGTCCCCTTTTCACCCTTCTTCACATAATCCGATATATACATCCGCTGAGACAgaaaatttgatgaatgCTCCTGATTACTTCTCAATACCTACGAGCAAACCACAAGCTGAGTCTGCAATCGTAAAAACGAAGGAAATAGGCTCGCCCAGGCATGAGGGATCTTTTATGGGacgtttaaaaaaatttggcaGATCAAGGTCTTCTAGGAATCTTTCTTTAGGGACGCCTAAATCGCCAGCTGAGCGTTTACCATTCAACAAATCCATAAGCCTAAATCCAACTCTTAATCCGGCCGCACCTCAAGTAAATtcagaaacaagaaatgcGGACAATGCACCTAGTTCAAGctcctctttttttaacgGAAATCCGGCACCAGCTCCCACTCAAACACAGAAACCTATGAGAACAGTCAGCGATTTAATCGAAAGCTTACATGAGCAGTATGTTAATAAGAAGCCAGATGAGAGTATAAATACATCCTTAAAGCAGCCTTTCACTGATTTTACTCCACAATTGGATTTGTCAAAACAGATAACGGTTATCATCAGTGAAGAATCCCGTGAGGCAGGGAGttcaaaagatattttttgCTCTACCATAGGTAATATGGAGAATGATGCTGATGTATTGGAGAAAGTAATGCCTTATTGGTTAGGAAAGCTCCTTTTAATGAACGATGTTCCTTCGAAGAACAGTCCGACGATTGGCTTTTCGATCCAGCCGAATCCAAACTCAAAGCTACCTTCAATAGTAAATGAAACGACTCGTTTGAGTGCGAATTCCATGCTTCGTGTCCAAAAGATATTGGATTATACACAAAGCAAAATCAGTCAACTTGTTCCGAACATGAATGGTCAGTTAGAGATTCGCTGTAAAGACATTGTTGTTACTCCTAAAATGACCATAGCTACCGTCAAGACGAGAATTTGGCGTTCGGGAGATGATGTTCTCTTTCAGTACAATATAAATCCGGATACGGTCGATGAAGTTGTTGAAGGAACCCAAAAGTTGGACATTACAGGCTAA
- the dcc1 gene encoding Ctf18 RFC-like complex subunit Dcc1, with translation MEEDPASQRIPLKFSEYEEEPEFLLLELDKELQNIIEQNPDEQVVLKAGSDSKSSVLCTSNSTYSVRQLIQSNSLLLFQSSHPSEWTLQDSKHSYLELEQIYGSIIIEDKISYWDEDAFEKIPSSISFQEFICQVPASENEIKSFLGSNFIMKKDNTLYRMSPSYIMTLMDWIFAVIHQLRADFSTINVEKFKELARADEIDTDAIISVLWSISRTPFLSPVDTVVINKSLVCFWIGRFLLEDVITIEISRFLLKWREKLPENCKDLVSLDILKGFYFYTGADMIQYFSSSQLPRDPTRCFQVLFQAKSKWLYDEIWPFVETLAVDKSKVEALLLKYGRKQVTKNGVYINSRSTW, from the exons atggaagaagatCCAGCAAGCCAGAGGATACCCTTAAAGTTTTCTGAATACGAAGAAGAGCCAGAGTTTTTACTTCTTGAGCTAGACAAGGAACTACAAAATATAATAGAACAAAATCCAGATGAACA AGTAGTTTTGAAAGCAGGGTCAGACTCGAAATCCTCGGTTTTGTGCACGAGTAATAGTACATATTCTGTTCGCCAATTAATTCAATCCAACTCATTATTGCTCTTTCAGTCCTCTCATCCCTCGGAATGGACTTTGCAAGATTCAAAACATAGCTACTTGGAACTTGAACAGATTTATGGGTCCATCATAATTGAAGACAAAATTTCCTATTGGGATGAAGATGCTTTTGAGAAG ATTCCTTCATCGATATCCTTCCAAGAATTTATTTGTCAAGTACCAGCTAGtgaaaacgaaataaaatcctttttaGGATCAAATTTTATTATGAAGAAAGATAATACTCTTTACAGGATGTCCCCTTCTTATATCATGACACTCATGGATTGGATATTCGCGGTAATCCACCAACTTCGTGCCGACTTCTCCACTATCAATGTTGAAAAGTTCAAAGAATTAGCTAGGGCAGATGAAATTGATACCGATGCTATAATCTCAGTTTTGTGGAGTATCTCAAGAACTCCTTTCTTGAGCCCAGTGGACACAGTCGTCATTAACAAAAGTCTGGTTTGCTTTTGGATTGGTCGTTTTTTATTGGAAGATGTCATCACCATAGAGATTTCTCGGTTTCTATTAAAATGGAGAGAAAAGCTTCCTGAGAATTGCAAGGATCTTGTGTCACTAGATATCCTAAAG ggattctatttttatacAGGCGCCGACATGATACagtatttttcttcctctcAGCTACCTCGGGACCCTACTCGCTGTTTTCaagttttatttcaagCCAAATCCAAATGGCTATATGACGAAATATGGCCGTTTGTTGAAACTTTAGCGGTAgacaaaagcaaagtagAAGCTCTACTTTTAAAATATGGCAGAAAGCAAGTTACGAAAAACGGTGTGTATATAAATAGTAGAAGTACTTGGTAA
- the gef2 gene encoding RhoGEF Gef2 has translation MSPEVSPHDTINSIQYGGLWIFRNLASQSPSFQEQLSFCTFFHPKIGITLLAFAIIEDNTLAVFALSKLGPDAFTLPYSFFSRLEELFEMIGLHLDFQEDRREAALCAYEFLCTDSASIYTEENWLEAAIDPGYAEYVFSTIDVFQSEALLHELLSIGPTTVFHEFTVDVLLEGIMNDGWWADPYTKPWRSFLGNHYICEKDRRKVNSPTPSIASGSAAGNMSSVWKKKNLLFELMRTESTYVTRLRHLLNDYVVPLRSSAKSSKKLIGLYEINTMFPPNLTKLIQINSAFLDEIEAIMAELDEDSDSADDITDDFDLRMATCLCNHFQVFAQHYPRYLEQSKDFGEVLNAASKNPKFLDFIDKIKVKANRNVSLSQLIMEPVQRIPRYFLFLEQIITLTLDGPPQGTYMHAMETVHNIAEMPVVDAEERSKVFAGLQYIIPNLAPNLISNSRDLLDCVDVNREIWKSGQLSLVPYTILLFTDCICLLKRNSKASLADVILELKETFVLPKSFSREKSAQYVAWNYIDNIELTRGIDEDCTLWLISKSASAFPFFSEFPLIKFVSSNGKLPFESFLRSFQQALAFRKTQRMLVTSRSFNDFTIFYSCFTPVSYEKEKHRSSIICVCNDEYNSYNSESFLCEGNVVLNIQRQNEGFLVEALTWLGFDLPSRLFVSDAGIEKYISEYLITIKRMLSSPFSNRCFSQYDLYDNILQYLLLSKSNPKKGRLSLVGRPSSPIKWASALKGTYGAKGYSKSYATLPSQKHSSNDTNFDPKRSFGNIAMLPTNISFETILETLKSFKTIFLGITDYGALLKEVSPIESQQLEVLMGDVTRETPDFERIQRLPGAHIYFLFWKYLKLCVVKKYGSLLPSMFMQRLSNHGYTDLSYNLKTSLKKIEACLQELPQQNSRTLDAVLDIISELLLGLPLRDQCEMLVEQMASVLSPPLYRRSAIEVIRFMTYYYDQLFKKDTLDPLCSPSSKNAERYGQKEYEEQASQQVNESFMAKEVIPGKVDLKDYEHLRQNYHMTLAKIAQVNKRISGSKEAMPVLYDQLTHDLKLIKQSIQANLARKRCELDIAKWTLKEYEDAKQKLPNNDCKMEFFL, from the exons ATGTCTCCTGAAGTTTCCCCTCATGATACAATTAATTCTATTCAATATGGTGGACTCTGGATTTTCAGAAACCTAGCATCGCAAAGCCCATCTTTTCAAGAGCAGCTTTCGTTTTGCACATTCTTCCATCCGAAGATTGGGATTACCCTCTTAGCTTTTGCGATTATTGAAGACAACACGCTAGCTGTTTTTGCGTTATCGAAGTTAGGTCCGGATGCATTTACGTTACCATACTCCTTTTTCTCAAGATTAGaagaactttttgaaatgattGGGCTTCACTTGGATTTTCAGGAGGACCGTAGAGAAGCTGCCCTTTGTGCATATGAATTTCTATGTACTGATTCAGCTTCAATATATACGGAAGAAAATTGGTTGGAGGCTGCCATTGATCCAGGATATGCGGAGTATGTGTTTTCCACGATCGATGTGTTTCAATCTGAAGCATTACTTCATGAGTTATTATCAATTGGACCCACTACTGTATTTCACGAATTTACGGTTGATGTTTTGCTGGAGGGTATTATGAATGATGGTTGGTGGGCGGATCCTTATACAAAACCATGGCGCTCGTTTTTAGGAAATCATTATATATGTGAGAAGGACCGTAGGAAGGTCAACAGTCCTACTCCGAGTATTGCCTCTGGTTCTGCAGCGGGTAATATGTCGTCTGtctggaaaaagaaaaaccttcTTTTCGAACTGATGCGAACAGAAAGTACCTATGTTACACGTCTCAGGCATTTATTGAACGATTATGTAGTACCGTTGCGAAGTTCAGCGAAGTCATCAAAGAAGCTAATAGGACTTTATGAAATCAACACCATGTTCCCTCCAAATTTAACAAAGCTGATACAAATAAATTCAGCgtttttggatgaaattgaagcaaTCATGGCTGAATTGGACGAAGACAGCGACTCTGCGGATGATATAACTGACGATTTTGATTTAAGGATGGCAACTTGTCTCTGCAACCATTTTCAGGTGTTTGCTCAGCATTATCCCCGTTACCTTGAGCAAAGCAAGGATTTTGGTGAGGTATTAAACGCTGCTTCAAAAAACCCAAAGTTTTTGGACTTTATcgataaaataaaagtaaaagcaaACCGTAATGTAAGTCTAAGCCAACTAATTATGGAGCCTGTACAAAGGATCCCTCGgtatttcctttttctggAGCAAATCATTACGCTTACTCTTGATGGACCTCCTCAAGGAACTTATATGCATGCAATGGAGACTGTTCATAACATTGCCGAGATGCCCGTCGTTGATGCCGAAGAGCGCTCGAAAGTTTTTGCTGGTCTTCAATATATTATTCCAAATCTTGCCCCGAATCTGATATCAAATTCCCGAGATTTACTTGATTGTGTTGATGTTAATCGcgaaatttggaaaagcgGTCAGCTTTCCCTCGTTCCATATACAATTTTACTATTCACAGATTGCATTTGCCtactaaaaagaaactcaaAAGCATCTTTAGCTGATGtaattttggaattgaaGGAGACATTTGTATTACCAAAGTCATTTTCCAGAGAGAAGAGTGCACAGTATGTTGCTTGGAATTATATTGATAACATTGAGTTGACGAGAGGCATTGATGAAGACTGTACATTATGGCTTATATCTAAGTCAGCATCCGCATTCCCCTTTTTTAGTGAATTTCCTCTTattaaatttgtttcatcgAATGGTAAACTTCCCTTTGAAAGTTTTCTACGTTCTTTTCAGCAAGCTTTAGCGTTCCGCAAGACTCAAAGAATGCTTGTTACTAGCCGCAGTTTTAACGATTTTACTATTTTCTACAGTTGCTTCACGCCTGTATCctatgaaaaagaaaaacatcGGTCTTCGATTATATGTGTTTGCAATGATGAGTATAATTCCTATAATTCTGAGTCTTTTCTCTGTGAGGGTAATgttgttttgaatattcAGAGGCAAAATGAAGGATTCTTAGTGGAAGCCTTAACATGGTTGGGTTTTGACTTGCCTTCAAGATTATTTGTTTCGGATGCGGGTAtagaaaaatatatttcTGAGTATTTGATTACAATCAAGCGCATGCTTTCTAGCCCTTTTTCTAATCGATGTTTTTCACAGTACGACCTTTATGACAATATTCTTCAGTACCTCTTGCTTTCTAAAAGCAATCCCAAGAAAGGAAGGCTTTCGTTGGTCGGACGTCCATCCAGTCCTATTAAATGGGCATCTGCTTTAAAAGGAACATATGGAGCCAAGGGATATTCCAAATCGTATGCTACACTTCCGTCACAAAAACATAGCAGCAATGACACAAACTTTGATCCAAAAAGGTCATTCGGAAATATAGCGATGTTGCCTACAAATATTTCATTTGAAACTATCCTTGAAACTTTAAAAAGCTTTAAAACAATCTTCTTGGGAATTACAG ATTATGGCGCATTGTTGAAAGAAGTTTCGCCTATTGAAAGCCAGCAACTTGAAGTTTTAATGGGAGACGTTACTAGAGAAACACCAGACTTCGAGCGCATACAACGGCTTCCCGGAGCACATATATACTTCTTATTTTGGAAGTATTTGAAACTTTGTGTTGTTAAAAAATACGGTTCTTTGTTGCCCTCAATGTTCATGCAGCGCTTGAGCAATCATGGATATACAG ATTTGTCATATAACCTAAAAActtcattgaaaaagatagaagCTTGTTTACAAGAGCTCCCGCAGCAAAATTCACGAACTCTGGATGCAGTCCTTGATATCATTTCAGAGTTACTTTTAGGGTTACCTCTTAGGGACCAGTGTGAAATGCTTGTCGAGCAAATGGCGAGCGTACTTTCTCCTCCTTTATATCGTAGAAGTGCCATCGAAGTGATACGTTTTATGACATATTATTACGACcaattattcaaaaaggatACCCTCGATCCGCTATGTTCCCCGTCGTCAAAGAATGCTGAACGTTATGGGCAAAAAGAATACGAGGAGCAAGCATCTCAGCAAGTTAATGAATCTTTCATGGCCAAGGAAGTCATTCCTGGTAAAGTGGATCTTAAGGACTATGAGCATCTTCGGCAAAATTACCATATGACTCTTGCAAAGATAGCtcaagtaaacaaacggATCAGCGGAAGTAAAGAGGCAATGCCCGTTTTATACGATCAATTAACACATGATTTGAAGCTAATTAAGCAGTCTATTCAAGCAAATCTAGCTCGAAAACGATGTGAATTAGATATTGCTAAGTGGACATTGAAGGAGTATGAAGATGCCAAACAGAAGTTGCCTAACAATGATTGCAAAATGGAGTTTTTTCTATAG